From a region of the Impatiens glandulifera chromosome 4, dImpGla2.1, whole genome shotgun sequence genome:
- the LOC124936876 gene encoding putative clathrin assembly protein At1g25240, whose translation MKLWKRASRAIKDQNSIIIAKFTPRSSLRNPAIESAVIKATSHNEFHIDYRNSDRVFRWIRISPGSHLRPFAWALCIRMEKTRDWVVALKGLILMHGVMCCRVPIVQKIGRLPFDLSTFCDEHLSPDEARPYNIFVRDYYAFLDQKSAFFFSFINDEANERTKERKVMFELIRLQKLQILLDMLLQIKPESVQYVRVLILEAMDCVIIEIFDIYSKICTGIAKVLPTIDITNRSECLISLKLLQKATEQGQNLTNYFDFCRKIGVMNASEKPQIPVIPANEIRELERVVNGYNAELTTFKKEEKAIVMSKKRTVSDFYTIITDEWEVFDEEDDDHKNGGADNQLAIIEACGANPNGKKYEELPDLISFL comes from the exons ATGAAGCTCTGGAAGAGAGCTTCCAGAGCTATAAAAGATCAAAACAGCATCATAATCGCCAAATTCACGCCGCGATCATCTCTAAGGAATCCAGCTATCGAATCAGCCGTGATCAAAGCAACAAGTCATAACGAATTCCACATTGATTATCGCAACAGCGATCGCGTTTTCAGATGGATTCGAATTTCCCCTGGTTCACATCTTCGTCCATTTGCCTGGGCTTTATGTATTAGAATGGAGAAAACGCGCGATTGGGTTGTTGCTTTAAAGGGTCTTATTTTAATGCACGGTGTTATGTGTTGTCGCGTTCCAATCGTACAGAAAATTGGTCGACTCCCTTTCGATTTATCGACTTTTTGCGATGAACATCTTTCGCCGGATGAAGCTCGaccttataatatttttgttcgCGATTATTATGCTTTCCTTGATCAGAAATCTGCgttcttctttagttttatcAACGATGAAGCAAATGAACGAACAAAAg aaagaaaagtTATGTTTGAACTCATCCGTCTCCAAAAACTTCAAATTCTTCTCGATATGCTTCTCCAAATAAAACCCGAATCAGTTCAATACGTCCGCGTTTTAATTCTCGAAGCCATGGATTGCGTAATCATCGAAATATTCGACATCTACAGCAAAATCTGCACCGGAATTGCGAAAGTTCTTCCTACAATTGACATAACCAACCGATCAGAATGTCTCATATCACTTAAATTACTTCAAAAAGCAACCGAACAGGGACAAAATCTCACAAATTACTTTGATTTCTGTCGTAAAATAGGCGTTATGAACGCGTCGGAGAAACCCCAAATCCCGGTTATTCCTGCGAATGAGATCAGAGAGCTGGAGAGAGTTGTTAATGGTTACAACGCTGAATTGACGACGTTTAAGAAGGAGGAGAAAGCGATTGTGATGAGTAAGAAGAGAACGGTGAGCGATTTCTATACTATTATAACAGATGAATGGGAAGtttttgatgaagaagatgatgatcatAAAAATGGAGGTGCAGATAATCAATTGGCTATTATTGAAGCTTGTGGTGCAAACCCAAATGGAAAAAAGTATGAAGAACTACCAGACTTGATTAGTTTCTTGTAG